The Rhodococcus opacus B4 genome includes the window ATCCGACGTCGCCGCGCTCGAAGACCTCACCACCCTCGAGCTGACCCCCGGCGACGGCTACACCACGGTGCGCGGGCTGGTCGGCGGCCGGGACTACACCGGCTACGCGATCGTCCTGACGGTCGGGCGCATGGCGCCGCTGCCGATCCCGGAGAAGATGCTGCCGTGGCAGGTGATCGGCGATCCGTCAGGCGAACCCCTCGAATGGTCCGAGCGGATCTCGCTCAAGACCAAGGGGCAGACGCTGCGCAGCCTGCGCCGGTTGACGTCGAAGATCGAGGCCCAGTTCGACCACTACACCGTCGAACACGACCAGGTCCCGCCGCAGGAACTGGCCGAACAGCACGCACTCGCCCAACGGGTGATCTCCGACATCGAGGAGGACCACTCGGGCCTGTCGGTACGCACCCAGGGCTGGTACCGCGTCCTCGTCGTCGGTTCGTCGCCGGAGGAGGCAAAGGAGAAAGTCGCGCTGCTGCAGGAGATGTACGCGCCGCGGATTCGCCTGGAACAGGAGCACGGCCAGTACCAGCTGCTGCGCGAGTTCATCCCGGGTGAGCCGCTGGCGAACATCGCGCACTGCCGGCGGATGAACGTCGAGGCGCTGTCGGCTGGCATGGCCGCGGTCGGTGACCGGATCGGTGACCGCACCGGCGTCGTGGTCGGGCAGACCGCGTCGATCGCTCCGCGGCCCGCGGTATGGGATCTGTTCGCCGCGCACGAGAAGAAGCACAAGTCCGGTCTGACGCCGATCGTCGCGGTGCCCGGCTCGGGTAAGACATTCCTCGCTGGCATGCTCGTCTACCAGGCGGTGCGTGCGGGTGCCTACGGTGTGGTGCTCGACCCGTCGGGGCCGCTGAAGAAGCTTGCGCAGCTACCCGAGTTCCGGGGTATCGCCGAAGTGCAGGCGCTGACCGGTCGCACCTCTCGTCCGGGATCGCTCAACCCCTACCGAGTGATCGTCGACCCTCGGCGCGAGGATCCGGAGTACGACCCGACGAGCCCGGACTACACCGACGACGCCGATCCGGTCGCCGCCGCACAGTCGCAGTACGAGGCGGATCTGCGAGCCGCGGAGGCGGAGCGGATCTCGGTGGCGGTGTCGGTGTTGAAGATGATGCTCACGCCGTCGCGTCTCGAACATCAATGGACCGAGACGGTTCTACAGACCGCGGCGAACATGGTCGGCGGCGACCGCCGCCACAACCTGAGCGAAGTCCTCGCCGCCATCGCCACGATCGGCGAAGGCAAGGACGAGACCAACGCCGACCTGATTTCCTGCGCACGGTCCATCCACCAGGACCTGGCGATGATGTCCCAGCTTTCCGAGGCTCGCGTGCTCTTCCCTGAGGAGGGAACCATCGGCGACGGCGAGGACGTCGACCGCAACGTGCGCCTGACGGTCCTGACGATGCCGGGCCTGCAACTGCCCCCGGAGGGCACCGACCCGGCGCAGTGGACCCCGCAGCAGCGGATGGCCGGCCCGCTGATGCATATGGCGGCGTGGATGGCGAACCGGCTCGTCTACGAGCTGCCGCGTTACGAACGCAAGGTGCTCTTTCTCGACGAGAACAAGTACCTCGAGCAGACCGGCGCCGGACGCACCCTGAACCTGCGGATCGCCCGCGACAGCCGCAAGTACAAGGTTCGCGCGCTGGTGTGCTCGCAGCTGCCCGACGACTACCTCGGCGTCGACGGCACCGACGACAAGTCCGCGCTGACGTACGAGGTGATCATCGGTGATCTCGGCGGCAACGCCCACGCGATCGAGGGCGCGCTCAAGCTGCTGAACCTTCCGCTCGGCGAGGGCTACGAGTCACTTCTGGCCGGCCTCGGCGGCGGCGGGGAGGACACCCTCGACGAGGACACCGACACCGAACACCTGGACCAGGCCCGCCGGTTCATCGTGAAGATGGCCGACGACATCGAGCTGATCCGTTCGGACTGGACGCACTACGTGCACCTGGCCCACGTGTTCGACGCCTTGGACTCGCGAGCGACCCGCGCGGCGATCGGGGGTGCGCCGTGAGCCGGCTGCGGCCCAAAGCCGCAAGGATCGGCCATTCCCCTTCCCCGCGCCGTTTCGGGTGGCGTACGGGGCTCGTAGGGCGTGTTCTGGTGGTGCTGATGCTGGCCGCGGTGTCGCTGATCGGACTCGGTGGCGCTGTCGCGGCGGCCGGCGGGTTCGACTGCCAGGACGTCCCGCCGCCGGAGTTCCCGAACGAAGTCATCGAGACCACCTTCGACTCGACCAGCGCCGACCGGCCGACCACCGGCGGCACCGGCTATCAGACCTACGGGTGGGCCGGGCTCAAGTGGCACACCTATGACCTCGGCTGCGGCGCGGACCTGGTCAAGGCACCTGGTGCGGTCGGCGACACCACCCTGGGCAACACGTTCTTGACCATCGGCAAGTCGATGGCGGCCGCCGCGTTCTGGCTCGACGACCAGACCAAGATCGGCCAGGACGCCACGGAGGCCGGGGTGACTCCCGCGCTGGAGCGGTTCGACCAGATCGTCTTCTCGATCACCGAGGGCATGCGGGGCCTCTACGGGCAATGGGTCGGCATCGGCCTGGTCGTCGTGGCCTCGATGATCCTGTGGAAAGCCCTGAAAGCCGACACAGCCGGAGTCACGAAGACCTCGGCGATCGCCGCCGCTGGGCTCGCGCTCGGGGCGTTGATGGTCGGGGCCCCGCAGAAGGCGCTCCAGGTGGCCGACGAGACGTTCGGGGCGCTGATCACCGAGACGCAGGACCAGATTTTCGCGGTGCAGTTCGGCGACGACGGAGGCACGCTCGCCGGCGGCAGCACCGACCCTCGAAACGTGCTGATCGACAAGGTCTTCCTCGACGACTGGCGCAAGGGTTGGTTCGGCCAAAACTACGACCCAGAGGACAAGGACCAACTCGGTCCGAAGCTGCGGGATGCGCTGGCGTTCAGCTATGACCAGCAGAACACGGTGAAGGACGATCCGAAGGCACAGGCGCAGCTCGCCGAGGAGAAGGCCGACCAGTTCCGCGACATCGTCTCCAAGCTGGAGACCGACTACCAGCTCTCCTACTACCAGTTCCAGGGCAAGGACTCCGGCCGCACCTCCACCGGCTTCATGGGCATGACCAAGCTGGCCATGCCATCGCTGCTGTGGATCGGCGCATCCCTGCTGAAGCTGACCGCACTGCTGGCGATCCGGTTCGCGATCCTGTTCGCCCCGATCTGGATTCCGGTCGCGATCGCCTACGGCGGGTGGCTGGCCCGGGTGATGCGTATGCTCGCCTCGGCCTACATGTGGGGCGTCGCCGGCTCGGTAATCGTCGCGCTCTACCTGATGGCGCTGGTCCAGCTCTACGTCAACTCGAACGGGGCCGTCGACGGCTCCTGGCGACTGTGGTTCATGGTGCTGCTGACCGTCGTGTGCTGGGCGATCATGCGGCCGTTCAAACGGATGAGCCAGACCTTCACACAGAACAGCGCGAGCATGGTCAACCGCAAGGCCCGAAGCGCCAAGAAGTCCATCAAACGCAAGGCATTCGACGCTGCAAGCTTCGCGGTCGGCGGGCCCGCGCAGGCGATCACGGAAAAGGCCGCCGAGCGCTTCGCCCGCCGTGGACGCGACGGACAGGAGGACGACGGGGCGACCACGGTCACTCGGCCCGAGGGTCGCGCGCTGGGCAATCGCCGCCAGCAGGCGCTCACGCAGTCACGGGCAGATGCCCGGAAAGCGCAGGGGCTCGGCCGGTCCGCACGCCTGGGCCAGGCGTCCGACGCCGCGATCGAGCGCGATGCACGTATCGCCGGGATCGCTGCCGTGGCCAGCCGCGACATCGGCCGCGGCAAGGGCGGGGTCGACGGCAAGGACGCCAATCGCGCGGTCAGGTCCGGCGCCGCGGCGTGGAAAAGGTTCGACCAGGACGAGGCCGACAACCTCGTCCAGGAACGCCGGGCCCGCAAGGAACTGCTGACCGCCAGCGTCGGGCAGCGGTGGGACGGCGGTGACCGCTCGGCCATCGCGCCGATGAAGGTCTACACCCCCACCAGCGGCCAGCGAGCGGCACATCACGCCACCGCGTCCACGCCGCACCGATCACCGGCGAAGGCGCCGCCGAACGCGAAGGTGTGGAACGCCGCCGCCCCGGCCCGCACGACACCTGAGGACCGGTACATCTGATGTCGTCATCCGGACCTCACCCTGTCCTCGCACCGATTCGCCGATGGGTGCTCTACTCCCGCACCCACCTGGCGATCACGGCGGCCGGCACAGTGGCGTTGCTGTTCGCCGCCGGCGCGGCCTTCGGAGAGAACCCTCCGCCGCGCGCAGTCACCCACCAGGCCGAAACCACCATCGAATCAGTCACGCCCGCGGAGACGATCAGCTACGACCTCGACGAAGTGAGCGAGTCCCTGGTCGCCGCCAAGACCGCAACCTGGGCCGCATCCAGCGCGCCTGCCACCGCAATGGCCTACGCGCATGCCTTCGTCGACACCACGCCGTCGGATGCGATGTGGGCCAGCACCATCGGCCGCCACACCGCCGACAAGCCGGGAGAGCACGTCGTAGCGGCCCGCCCGCGGACCCCGGTGGTCATCACCGGCCCCACGGTCAGCACGCTCACCGACGGGCCCGACGGCGAGCGGACCGCGCGGGTGACCGTTCCGACGCAGGCCGGGGACCTGCGGATCACGCTCACCGTCAACGAGGTCAACGGTGGGAAGCGGTGGGTGGTAGGCACTCCCCTACCGACCCTCGACCTCTCCGAGGTCGAGACGATGGCCCGGGCGACCACCACTGCGACACCACTCACATCGACGACACCGACCACCACCGCGGCCGAAACGACACCGCCGCAGCCGACATCGACGTCGAGCCTGTCAACGACGCCGCAGCCGATGTTCGATCTCGACGAACCGGCAACCGCCCCGAGCCAAGGCAACGACCCGACACCGATTCCCGGTCCGATCCCGATCCCGGAACTCGACACCCCAATCCCCGGAGGAAGGTGAACATCGGCGGCGCCCAGCGGGCGCTGCTGCTCACCGGTGCCATCGGCATCATTATCGGGACATCGGCGTGTTCACTGGGCGCACCAGTCATCCCGAGAGATCCGTGCCGGACCGTCACCTCCGACAGCGCCAACAGCGCGGGGTCGATCGCCGAGAATCTGACGCTGACCGTATCCGGACCAATTCGCCTGCCGGTCGAACCTGGGACCACCACGTTCACCTCCGGATTCGGTGAGCGCTGGGGAGCCCAGCACCAAGGAGTGGACCTTGCCGGGCCGGTCGGCACCAAGATCCTCGCCGCGCTCGACGGCAACGTCGTCAAAGCCGGGGACTCCGGCGAAGGGCCCGGGGTCGGGTTCGAGAACTGGGTGGTCATCGACTCGAACGTCGACGGCAAGCCCGTGAGCACGGTCTACGGCCACATGTTCGCCGATGGAATTCACATCAAACCAGGCCAGCAGGTCAAGGCCGGCGACCACATCGCCGACATCGGCAACGCCGGCGGATCGACGGGCCCGCACCTGCACTTCGAGTACTGGCAGGGCGGCCGGCTGCAGGGTGGAACGGCCCTCGACCCCCTCACCGTCCTACCCGACATCGCCGAACAGAACGGCACCAGTGGAGGCGACCCCGACACCGCCAGCAATAGTCCCATCCAACTCGTGGCCGCATCCCAGTCGACGACTGACTGCTCTGGCTTCGGCATGGCCGGCGGCGGCGAGCTGGCATTCGGGATCGTGCCGGCCGAGTTCGAGCCGTGGCTACGCCGCGCCGGCAGTGTCTGCCCGGAGATCGCCCCTCCGTTGCTCGCCGCACAGCTCCAGCAGGAGAACGGATTCCGGCACGGCCCCCATGCCCCGGTATCGGACACCGGAGCGCTGGGACCGGCACAGTTCATGCCCGGCACCTGGGCAACTTGGGGTAAGGACTACGACGGCGACGGGAAGGCCGACCCGAACTCCATCGGTGACGCGGTGATGTCGCAGGCGCATTTCATGTGCGCCCTGTACCAGGACGTTTCCGGCTACATCACCAGCGGCCAGGCCAAGGGCGACCCCATCGAGCTGACGCTTGCGGCCTACAACGCCGGCGCCGGCGCCGTGCAGAAGTTCGGCGGTATCCCGCCCTTCGCCCAGACCGAGAATTACGTGCCCAAGATCCTGCAGGCCCGTGCAGGGTTCACCAATCCCAATGCCCGCGGCCGATTCATCCCCAACGCATCCGGTGACAGCAGCCAAGTAGTCACGGCCGCTCGCGAATACCTTGGTACCCCGTATGTGTGGGGTGGCGGCGGAACCGGCGGACCCTCCGGCGGTGGGTTCGACTGCTCAGGTCTGACCTCGTACGCGGTGCACGCGGCCAGCGCAGGCAAGGTCTCCCTCCCGCGCACCTCGGAGCAGCAGTGGGGTGTCGGCATCGAGATCCCGATCGACCAGGCGAGTCCCGGCGACCTCGTCTTCGGCAGCTGGGGGCCGAACGGGCCTGGACACGTGGGTGTCTATTCCGGCAACGGCCAGATGGTCCACGCCCCCACGCAGGGCGATGTCGTCAAGGAAGCTCCACTCCAGCCAGGGCTTAAGGCCCGCCGCGTGATGTAGGGGGCGTGCCATCTCCGCAGGTGTGGATTCTCACACGACTTTTCGCCCTTCTCACGATCTTGTCGCCACTTCGTCGACGGCGAACCGGATTGCCAACGAACCTCCAGGTCAGCGACTCATGCGGATGGGGCGGGAGGTGCCGCCGAGTGCTGGAAGCTGGCCGCCAGCCGAGGAAAGCGACATTTCGATGAGAAGAGCTACCGACAGAGCGGTGAGAAAGCTACGCGAAACTGCAGGTTACGAGACAACTCGGCGAAAAATACGACGAAGACCTCCAGCTTGCGTGGTCGATGTCGTATCACCGCTCCGCGCCGGACCACCCATTCGGAGCACGGGGGACGTGTCATTTATCCTGGGTAATGGCCAAATTCTGCCACGGGGAGGAGGGTGACGTGAGGCCACGAAAGCTCGTCATTGCGGTGTTGGTGGTCGCTGTCGTCGGATTCCTGGCCTACTCGTACCTCTCCCGAACCAACGACGGCGAGGACTCGGCGAGCGTGGCAGCGTCGATGACCACCAGCGCGCCCACGGCCACTGCGGCCGCGGCGTCGCCAGTCGACGTCGAGACCGCCGAGCTGCCGACTTCCTCCCGCGACGCTGAAGAGGCCGCGCGACAGGGGCTGACCGTGGCGTTCACCTGGTACCCGGCTACCGACACCAACCAGAACGACGCATATGGGCGGGCCCGAAACTGGCTGACCGGCAAACTCGCTGACCGCATGCTCGTCGACGCCCGCACCGAGCGCGGGCCTGGCGTGCAGTGGGACGAGTGGGCGCAGGAGCAGGCCAAGGTCATCGCCGATGTCAGCGTCGAATGCTCCGGCTGCCCCGAGGACACCGACACCGTCGTCTCGCGGGTGGCCACCATCAAGCAGACCACGATCGCCGGCAGCAGCACCGATACGGTCGAACCTGACACCACGGTGTGGGTCTCCGTCGTCCGCGAGGGCGACCGCTGGCTCATCGACGACATACGCTATTGATCCGGAGGGCCCGTGAACCGCAAGAACGTTGCCGCAGTACTGATCCCCACTGTTCTCGCCGTCGGCCTGACCGCATGCAGCAGCGATGAGTCGACCACCCCCACCAGCGCACCAATAGCGACCACGACGATGTCTGCGTTCGGCACCGATGAGTTCATCGCCAACCGGCTGCGCAGCTCATCTACGACAATCGTCGAGACAGTGGAGGAACGCGGCGGCACGCCAGAACAGGCGATCGCTGCTCTCGTGTCCAGTGAAGCCGAGACGGGCTGGCAATCCGGACTTCGGATGGCCCCGCCGGCAACGGACATCCGGGACATCTTCGGCTGGCGGCTCGCGTACAACCTTCCGGCCGACTCCGCTGAGGTAGTCGTTGCCGCCACCAACACATTCATGGACAACGCCTCCACCGTCACTGTCAGCGCCGACGACCCGGCTGCCTACGCCCTGGCCGCCCAGTACGCAGACCCCCGCGGCTACAACGAGAAGGAACACTTCTACAGGAAGGGCGAGACCGCCGCCACCGAGTACGCCGTCGCCCTACCCAAGGCCCAGGCCGCGTACGCCGAGCTGCGCGGTTCGCAGTAATGAGAGCTTGGGCGTCGTTGGTGATGCCGGTATTCGCACGACTTCTTTGACGGGTCTGTCTTCGGTCTCGATGCCGTGTACACCTTCAGGGACGGCGAAGCCACGGTGCGCTGTGCGTTCCCCACCGTTGTACCGTGCAGCTCCTGGCCCATATGGTGTGACACGGTGTACCACCAAATGATCGGAGTTGCGTGTCCAAGACTGACGACAAGGCCGTCCAGGCTGGAGCTGCGCCGTATACCGCTCCCCTCGTGCACATTTACGACCTATGGGTGGTTCACCTCTCCAACGATCTGGCCGGCGCTGCGGCCGAGAGCGATTCGTGGAGATGGATGACCGGCACGTCGGCCGCGGTCATCACGAGGTAGGTCCGGGGAGCGGCTGGTACATGGCCAGCGAGGACCGAGCTCACCCGTCTGGACTTGAACGCCAACAGCCTCAAGCACTCCTACCGTCGGTTGTCCCCGCGCTATGACG containing:
- a CDS encoding ATP-binding protein encodes the protein MTLQPDNEIAALFDPNFDEPEPVIVPPGALPPSWAAAMAANRSAATPAPAQELAWSQAPDSNIAAPTPDVVPSPAPDAEPEPTAKGKRRGKKRGRRSDPEAEFTRQAAAAKKRADRERKAVRLALVGVEGNVTRTRRQSTAWFVQPPGPWNMRPVGKQRRYIQNEGLVVANLAEAGVTGLHRRLVRTPWPVRQWAQAHDGWADPIPDVPGALSWADYLRGQQHAMLWGNPTQKGRYWGVELPPRSVLAQGLDTVGQWLVPVVDWPLLGTFAQLWRKWARDAFLGEQKAIADHLATIERHLSGQGVNAKPATAAQMDYLLLRSATLGLPLDADGVISGGGDWEESDVAALEDLTTLELTPGDGYTTVRGLVGGRDYTGYAIVLTVGRMAPLPIPEKMLPWQVIGDPSGEPLEWSERISLKTKGQTLRSLRRLTSKIEAQFDHYTVEHDQVPPQELAEQHALAQRVISDIEEDHSGLSVRTQGWYRVLVVGSSPEEAKEKVALLQEMYAPRIRLEQEHGQYQLLREFIPGEPLANIAHCRRMNVEALSAGMAAVGDRIGDRTGVVVGQTASIAPRPAVWDLFAAHEKKHKSGLTPIVAVPGSGKTFLAGMLVYQAVRAGAYGVVLDPSGPLKKLAQLPEFRGIAEVQALTGRTSRPGSLNPYRVIVDPRREDPEYDPTSPDYTDDADPVAAAQSQYEADLRAAEAERISVAVSVLKMMLTPSRLEHQWTETVLQTAANMVGGDRRHNLSEVLAAIATIGEGKDETNADLISCARSIHQDLAMMSQLSEARVLFPEEGTIGDGEDVDRNVRLTVLTMPGLQLPPEGTDPAQWTPQQRMAGPLMHMAAWMANRLVYELPRYERKVLFLDENKYLEQTGAGRTLNLRIARDSRKYKVRALVCSQLPDDYLGVDGTDDKSALTYEVIIGDLGGNAHAIEGALKLLNLPLGEGYESLLAGLGGGGEDTLDEDTDTEHLDQARRFIVKMADDIELIRSDWTHYVHLAHVFDALDSRATRAAIGGAP
- a CDS encoding peptidoglycan DD-metalloendopeptidase family protein, whose translation is MNIGGAQRALLLTGAIGIIIGTSACSLGAPVIPRDPCRTVTSDSANSAGSIAENLTLTVSGPIRLPVEPGTTTFTSGFGERWGAQHQGVDLAGPVGTKILAALDGNVVKAGDSGEGPGVGFENWVVIDSNVDGKPVSTVYGHMFADGIHIKPGQQVKAGDHIADIGNAGGSTGPHLHFEYWQGGRLQGGTALDPLTVLPDIAEQNGTSGGDPDTASNSPIQLVAASQSTTDCSGFGMAGGGELAFGIVPAEFEPWLRRAGSVCPEIAPPLLAAQLQQENGFRHGPHAPVSDTGALGPAQFMPGTWATWGKDYDGDGKADPNSIGDAVMSQAHFMCALYQDVSGYITSGQAKGDPIELTLAAYNAGAGAVQKFGGIPPFAQTENYVPKILQARAGFTNPNARGRFIPNASGDSSQVVTAAREYLGTPYVWGGGGTGGPSGGGFDCSGLTSYAVHAASAGKVSLPRTSEQQWGVGIEIPIDQASPGDLVFGSWGPNGPGHVGVYSGNGQMVHAPTQGDVVKEAPLQPGLKARRVM